In one Nicotiana tomentosiformis chromosome 6, ASM39032v3, whole genome shotgun sequence genomic region, the following are encoded:
- the LOC138894500 gene encoding uncharacterized protein — translation MSVISLREILETNKLIGPNFDDWYRSLRIVIMHEKLIDVIDEPEDLILQSIYDAECFHYKKKEHWKRNCKEYLATLKDKKQSEILMKNIFKVSLATTNSSLWVLDTGSGYNICNMLQGFKISMRLKKGEVNIQVGNSAKVAAIPVRSISLIMPLGKVLMLDDCYYVLKFVSNIISASILDKHGFRIIIGNGICSIYYGDDLYVNGYFQHDVYVLPNVNVNLIMHVSSLKRKRDDHVNHTYLWHCRLGHIGEKRINKLYKEGYLDKYDFESYPTCESCLKGKMTKSPFTGSGERASELLGLIYTDVCGPIKIQARGRYSYFITFTDDMSRYEFVYLLKCSKGSVVKLRNRLKKIGADEKVETYKSRLVAKGYRQKEGVDYDETFSLVAMLKSIRILLAIAAYYVYEIWQMDVKTTFLNGELEEDVCEEEPCVYKKVSESTIIFLVLYVDDIFLIGNDTPALQSTNIWLSEQFSMKHLGEATYILEINICRDRSRKLLGLSQSLYIDTILKRYNMDNFKRGYIPIGTEITLNMEDCPKTPEERERMSRIPYASAVGAIMYTMTCTHPDVAYALGVTS, via the exons atgtCTGTTATATCACTGCGTGAAATACTTGAGACCAACAAGTTGATAGGACCAAACTTTGATGACTGGTATAGAAGTTTGAGAATTGTTATCATGCATGAAAAGCTCATTGATGTGATCGATGAGCCTGAAGACTTGATCTTGCAGTCAATATATGATGCTGAATGTTTTCACTATAAGAAGAAAGAGCATTGGAAGAGAAACTGCAAGGAGTATCTTGCAACTCTAAAGGACAAGAAACAAAGTGAgatattaatgaaaaatattttcaaggttTCTTTAGCTACTACTAATTCTTCACTGTGGGTATTAGATACTGGAAGTGGTTATAACATCTGCAATATGTTGCAAGGGTTCAAGATAAGTATGAGACTAAAGAAAGGAGAAGTTAATATACAAGTTGGAAATAGTGCAAAAGTTGCAGCCATACCTGTAAgatcaatttctttaataatgcctTTGGGCAAAGTACTTATGCTAGATGATTGTTATTATGTTCTTAAATTTGTTTCGAACATAATTTCAGCTTCTATTTTGGACAAGCATGGGTTTCGCATTATTATAGGCAATGGTATTTGCTCCATTTATTATGGTGATGATTTATATGTGAATGGCTATTTCCAACATGATGTTTATGTCTTACCTAATGTGAACGTTAATTTGATTATGCATGTTTCAAGTCTTAAGAGAAAAAGAGATGATCATGTAAATCATACATACCTTTGGCATTGTAGGCTTGGTCATATTGGAgagaaaagaattaacaagttgtacaaggaagggtaccttgataagtatgattttgaatcatatccaacttgtgaatcttgcctcaaaggaaaaatgaccaaatctccatttactgGAAGTGGAGAAAGAGCTTCTGAATTATTGGGACTAATTTATACAGATGTTTGTGGGCCCATAAAAATTCAAGCTAGAGGTAGATACTCTTACTTCATCACCTTCACTGATGATATGTCAAGATATGAATTTGTGTAtcttttgaaatgttcaaaaggtTCTGTAGTGAAGTTGAGAAACAGACTG AAAAAGATTGGAGCAGACGAaaaggtggagacctacaaatctcgtcttgttgccaagggatatcgtcagaaagaaggagtcgactatgacGAGACTTTCTCTCTCGTGGCAatgctcaaatcaattcggattttGCTTGCTATAGCAGCATACTATGTTTATGAAatatggcaaatggatgtgaaaacaACTTTCCTTAATGGTGAGCTAGAAGAGGATGT ATGCGAAGAAGAACCTTGTGTGTACAAAAAGGTTAGTGAGAGCACAATTATATTCTTAGTattgtatgttgatgatatatttcTCATAGGGAATGACACACCGGCATTGCAAAGTACCAATATTTGGCTATCTGAACAGTTCTCCATGAAACACTTGGGAGAAGCAACTTATATATTAGAAATAAATATCTGTAGAGATAGATCGAGGAAGCTACTTGGACTTTCCCAGTCTTTGTACATTGATACCATCTTAAAGAGGTATAACATGGATAATTTTAAAAGAGGCTATATACCGATAGGCACTGAAATTACTCTCAATATGGAGGATTGTCCTAAAACACCTGAAGAGAGAGAAcgcatgagtaggatcccatacgCTAGTGCAGTGGGAGCTATCATGTATACCATGACATGTACACATCCAGATGTGGCTTATGCACTTGGAGTGACTAGCTGA